One genomic window of Deinococcus multiflagellatus includes the following:
- a CDS encoding DUF4442 domain-containing protein yields MTQSAALPAFAAAAVKKALHDIPMNATVGVQITDVGVGWATGQAPDTAPFRNHLGTIHAGVQFLLAEAVSGAAFAGAFAAQLMSAVPLIEKLETHYVNRAQGDLTARAEVADPATLPGAHADFAREGKARLVVNVTVQDGESKDVMRAVAHWYIRARPQ; encoded by the coding sequence ATGACCCAGTCTGCCGCCCTGCCCGCCTTTGCCGCTGCCGCCGTGAAAAAAGCCTTGCACGACATTCCCATGAACGCCACCGTGGGCGTGCAGATTACCGATGTGGGCGTGGGCTGGGCCACCGGGCAGGCGCCCGATACGGCGCCCTTTCGCAACCACCTGGGGACCATTCACGCGGGCGTGCAGTTCCTGTTGGCCGAGGCCGTGAGTGGCGCCGCCTTTGCCGGGGCCTTTGCCGCGCAGCTGATGAGCGCTGTGCCCCTGATTGAGAAACTGGAAACCCACTACGTGAACCGCGCCCAGGGCGACCTGACCGCCCGCGCCGAGGTGGCCGACCCGGCGACCCTGCCGGGCGCCCACGCCGACTTCGCCCGCGAGGGTAAGGCCCGGCTGGTGGTGAACGTGACCGTGCAGGACGGCGAAAGCAAGGACGTGATGCGCGCGGTGGCGCACTGGTATATCCGGGCGCGCCCGCAGTAG
- a CDS encoding VanZ family protein translates to MSARPRPGWWVPALVVMVLIWFFSSQPQTPGPRLVHPWDWAVHFLSYAALGLCVARATGRPAAALVLCAWFGALDEIRQAFVRPREAGSTDWLCPISVG, encoded by the coding sequence TTGAGCGCGCGCCCCCGCCCCGGCTGGTGGGTGCCGGCGCTGGTGGTCATGGTCCTGATCTGGTTCTTCAGCAGCCAGCCGCAGACCCCCGGGCCCCGGCTGGTGCATCCCTGGGACTGGGCTGTTCATTTTCTGAGCTACGCGGCGCTGGGCCTGTGCGTGGCGCGGGCCACCGGGCGCCCGGCGGCGGCCCTGGTGCTGTGTGCGTGGTTTGGCGCCCTGGACGAGATTCGCCAGGCGTTCGTGCGGCCCCGTGAAGCCGGGAGCACCGACTGGCTGTGCCCTATTTCAGTCGGGTAA
- the mce gene encoding methylmalonyl-CoA epimerase, whose translation MSVLLLDHVAIATPDLDAGAAPYEALGLKVEGPDEEVGTQGVRVRAYQVGDTLIELLTPTRPDSPIAVFLDKRGAGLHHTAYRVADLDAEMARLKLGGARFLQEAPVPGRAGTRVAFLHPKWGQGTLIELVEHPHGGGHD comes from the coding sequence ATGTCTGTGCTGCTGCTGGACCATGTTGCCATCGCCACCCCGGACCTGGACGCTGGGGCCGCGCCCTATGAAGCCCTGGGCCTGAAGGTCGAAGGCCCCGACGAGGAGGTGGGCACCCAGGGCGTGCGTGTGCGGGCCTATCAGGTGGGTGACACCTTGATTGAACTGCTCACCCCCACCCGCCCGGACAGCCCCATTGCGGTCTTTCTGGACAAGCGGGGCGCGGGCCTGCACCACACCGCCTACCGCGTGGCCGATCTGGACGCCGAAATGGCCCGCCTGAAGCTGGGGGGCGCCCGCTTTCTGCAAGAGGCCCCGGTGCCGGGGCGGGCGGGCACGCGCGTGGCCTTTTTGCACCCCAAATGGGGCCAGGGCACCCTGATTGAGCTGGTGGAGCACCCGCACGGCGGGGGGCACGATTGA